Proteins found in one Takifugu flavidus isolate HTHZ2018 chromosome 7, ASM371156v2, whole genome shotgun sequence genomic segment:
- the fbn2b gene encoding fibrillin-2b isoform X1, whose product MGSGTLARALLGWLAVCLSVVYSGQTGDGPYQASRFSGAVDQREVQRVRRRGQETLRGPNVCGSRFHSYCCPGWKTLPGGNQCIVPICRNSCGDGFCSRPNMCTCSSGQLSPSCGSGAVQSCNIRCMNGGSCAEDSCTCPKGYTGSHCGQPVCENGCQNGGRCIGPNRCACVYGFTGPQCERDYRTGPCFTQVNNQMCQGQLSGIICTKTLCCATIGRAWGHPCEQCPAQPHPCRRGFIPNIRTGACQDVDECQAVPGLCAGGNCINTVGSYECKCPAGHRQSDTSHKCEDIDECSTIPGVCDGGECTNTAGSYVCNCPRGYVSSTDGSRCMDQRVGTCFSALANGRCAGELNGQYTKMQCCCDTGRCWALGQIPEMCPVRGSEEFRRLCIVGVPQGHGIPNVYPNTNFPTFGFKFPSPNGNGNGGNGGNGGNGGGFGGNGGGFGGNGGGFGGNGGGFGGNGGGFGGNGGGFGGNGGGGGGGNLHIGSASVNESIDVCKHFTNLCLNGRCIPTPTSYRCECNMGYKQDVRGECIDVDECVSNPCINGDCVNTPGSYHCRCHEGYQGTPTKQACIDIDECIVNGVMCRNGRCVNTEGSFQCICNAGFELTPNGKNCVDHDECATTNMCLNGMCINEDGSFKCICKPGFALAPNGRYCTDIDECQTPGICMNGRCINSEGSFRCECPPGLAIGVDGRVCVDTHMRTTCYGAIKMGTCSRPFPGAVTKSECCCANPEHGFGEPCYPCPSRNSAEFQALCNSGIGITADGRDINECALDPDICQNGICENLRGSYRCICNIGYESDTSGKNCVDINECLVNRLLCDNGLCRNTPGSYTCSCPKGFVFKPESETCEDINECLSSPCVNGVCRNVAGSFNCECSLGSKLDSTNTICVDSMKSTCWLTIQDNRCEVNINGATLKSECCSTLGAAWGSPCEPCEIDTSCSRGFARMKGLVCEDINECEVFPGVCTNGRCVNAQGSFRCECAEGLTLDSTGRTCVDLRSEQCYLKWHEDECGEPLPGRYRVDMCCCTVGTAWGVDCEECPKPGSPEFNAICPRGNGFANRGDILTGRPFYKDVNECKVFQSLCTYGNCRNTIGSFKCRCNSGFALTAEERNCTDIDECRISPDLCGPGTCVNTPGSFECECFEGYESGFMMMKNCMDIDECERNPMLCRGGTCLNTEGSYECECPPGHSLSTDGSACEDVNECQLSETLCKNGQCINMAGTFQCSCDTGYQATPDRQSCVDIDECTIMNGGCETHCTNSEGSYECSCSEGYALMPDLMTCADIDECEETPDICDGGQCTNIPGEYRCLCYDGFMASMDMRTCIDVNECDLNPNICLHGDCENTKGSFICHCQLGYFVNKGSTGCTDVDECEIGAHNCDMHAACINVPGSFKCRCRDGWIGDGIKCVDQDECSGEDHNCNLNADCVNTPGSYRCACKDGFVGDGFSCSDMDECADNVNLCENGQCLNAPGGYRCECEMGFTPTEDSKACQDIDECNFQNICVFGSCQNLPGMFRCVCDDGYELDRSGGNCTDINECADPVNCINGLCVNTPGNYMCNCPVDFELNPTGVGCVDTRVGNCFLDTNTRGDGGISCSLEIGVGVTRASCCCSLGGAWGNPCELCPPSNSSEYKTLCPGGEGFRPNPITVILEDIDECQELPGLCQGGICINTFGSFQCECPAGYYLNEETRICEDIDECRSSIGICGPGTCYNTEGNYTCVCPPEYMQVNGGNNCMDMRKSVCYRNFNDTCENELSFNMTKKMCCCAYNVGKAWNKPCEACPTHASSEYRLLCGNQAPGFIIDIHTGKPIDIDECREIPGICAHGVCINQIGSFRCECPMGFSYNNILLICEDIDECSSGDNLCQRNANCINIPGSFRCECSPGFKLSPNGACVDRNECQDIPNVCSHGECIDTQGSYRCLCHNGFKATADQSMCMDIDECDRQPCGNGTCKNTVGSYNCLCFPGFELTHNNDCMDIDECSALQGQVCRNGQCINGLGSFQCLCHEGYENTPDGKNCIDINECVSLPGTCSPGTCQNLDGSFRCICPPGYEVQNDQCIDINECEVEPNICQFGTCTNTPGSFQCTCQPGFVLSDNKRRCYDTRESFCFTKFEAGKCSVPKALNTTKAKCCCSKMPGEGWGLPCELCPRESEAAFETLCPYGLGTVIGPGETGEDMNECLENPGVCQNGICINTDGSFRCECPFGYNLDYTGVKCVDTDECSIGNPCGNGTCTNVVGGFECSCQDGFEPGPMMTCEDVNECSQNSLLCAFRCVNTFGSYECMCPAGYVLRDDQRMCRDQDECSEGLDDCDSNGMTCKNMIGSFVCICPPGMQRRLDGQGCTDLNECRAKPGICKNGRCINTVGSYRCECNDGFEPSSTATECIDNRKGYCYTEVLQTMCQQSSTGRISVTKSECCCHIGRGWGSQCELCPLPGTVQFKKMCPLGPGYTTDGRDINECQVLPDLCRNGQCINTIGSYRCHCNVGYKTDFTATSCVDMDECAASPKPCNFLCKNTEGSYLCSCPRGYSLQPDGKTCRDVDECSTKQHNCQFHCVNTIGGFTCKCPTGFTQHQTACIDNNECAGPNSGCGSRASCVNTPGSFNCECSKGFSLDTSGIECEDVDECSNNHRCQHGCQNMLGGYRCGCPQGYVQHYQWNQCVDENECQGGSVCGSASCYNTLGSFKCVCPSGFDFDQGAGGCQDVNECSAGGNPCIYGCSNTDGGYLCGCPGGFYRAGQGHCMSGSGFTGQFTEGDDEDSLSPEACYECKINGGGKNGRHKRNTDENDITQQHSAVSMASVDTQDSIPMNISLSSLLNKEPLLELLPALQPLENHIRYVITHGNANEHFRLLERHDGKSVLRLGKRPPPPGSYRLEIASLRLFGPRRLHQLERQHDNDYLRGEIGDALRIKLNIHVH is encoded by the exons ATGGGATCAGGGACGCTGGCTCGGGCGCTGCTGGGATGGCTGGCGGTCTGCCTCTCAGTGGTCTACAGCGGCCAAACTGGGGATGGACCCTACCAAGCTAGCCGGTTCAGCGGTGCCGTTGACCAGAGAGAGGTGCAGCGGGTTCGGCGCCGTGGCCAGGAGACGCTGAGAGG ACCCAACGTGTGTGGTTCCCGCTTCCACTCATACTGCTGTCCGGGCTGGAAGACTCTCCCAGGGGGGAACCAGTGCATCGTCC caaTCTGCAGGAATTCTTGTGGCGATGGCTTCTGTTCCAGGCCCAACATGTGCACTTGTTCCAGTGGGCAGCTCTCCCCCAGCTGTGGCTCAGGAGCAG TTCAGTCCTGCAACATCAGGTGCATGAACGGAGGCAGCTGTGCCGAGGACTCGTGCACGTGTCCAAAGGGCTACACAGGCAGCCACTGTGGACAAC CGGTGTGTGAGAACGGCTGTCAGAACGGCGGCCGCTGCATCGGACCCAACAGATGCGCCTGCGTCTACGGTTTCACTGGCCCGCAGTGCGAGAGAG ACTACCGGACCGGGCCGTGTTTCACTCAGGTCAACAACCAGATGTGTCAGGGCCAACTCAGCGGGATCATCTGCACCAAAACCCTCTGCTGTGCCACCATCGGCCGGGCCTGGGGACACCCCTGCGAGCAGTGCCCCGCCCAGCCGCACCCCTGCAGGCGGGGGTTCATCCCCAACATCCGCACCGGAGCTTGTCAAG ATGTGGATGAATGCCAGGCTGTGCCGGGTCTTTGCGCAGGAGGCAACTGCATCAACACTGTTGGGTCCTACGAGTGTAAATGTCCCGCCGGCCACCGACAAAGCGACACCAGCCACAAGTGTGAAG ACATTGACGAGTGCAGCACCATCCCGGGCGTGTGTGACGGAGGAGAATGCACCAACACCGCCGGCAGCTACGTTTGCAACTGTCCCCGAGGCTACGTCTCCAGCACCGACGGCTCCAGGTGCATGG ACCAGCGGGTTGGCACCTGCTTCTCTGCGCTGGCTAACGGCCGCTGCGCCGGCGAGCTGAACGGACAGTACACAAAGATGCAGTGTTGCTGCGACACGGGACGTTGTTGGGCTCTGGGTCAGATCCCCGAGATGTGTCCTGTCAGAGGATCTG AGGAGTTCAGACGTCTGTGCATCGTGGGCGTCCCTCAAGGACACGGCATCCCCAACGTCTACCCCAATACCAATTTCCCCACCTTTGGATTCAAGTTTCCCAGCCCAAATGGGAATGGGAATGGAGGAAACGGTGGCAACGGTGGCAACGGAGGAGGCTTCGGAGGCAACGGCGGAGGCTTCGGAGGCAATGGAGGAGGATTCGGGGGCAACGGCGGTGGATTTGGAGGCAACGGAGGCGGATTCGGAGGCAACGGAGGCGGATTTGGAGGcaacggaggaggagggggaggaggaaatttACACATTG GCTCGGCCTCGGTCAACGAGTCCATCGACGTTTGCAAACACTTCACCAACCTGTGTCTGAACGGACGCTGCATCCCGACACCCACCAGCTACCGCTGCGAGTGCAACATGGGCTACAAACAGGACGTCCGCGGAGAGTGCATTG ATGTGGATGAATGTGTGAGTAACCCCTGTATCAACGGGGACTGCGTCAACACGCCCGGGTCGTATCACTGCAGATGTCATGAGGGGTATCAGGGAACACCCACGAAACAGGCCTGCATCG ACATCGACGAGTGCATCGTGAACGGGGTGATGTGCCGCAACGGCCGCTGCGTCAACACGGAGGGAAGCTTCCAGTGCATCTGCAACGCCGGCTTTGAGCTCACTCCCAACGGGAAGAACTGCGTCG ATCATGACGAGTGTGCAACCACCAACATGTGCCTCAACGGCATGTGCATCAACGAGGACGGGAGCTTTAAGTGTATCTGCAAGCCTGGCTTTGCTTTAGCACCTAATGGACGTTACTGCACCG aCATCGACGAGTGTCAGACGCCCGGCATTTGCATGAACGGCCGCTGCATCAACTCGGAGGGCTCCTTCCGCTGCGAGTGCCCCCCCGGCCTGGCCATCGGCGTCGacgggagagtgtgtgtggacactCACATGAGGACCACCTGCTACGGTGCCATCAAGATGGGCACGTGCTCGCGGCCGTTCCCCGGCGCCGTCACCAAGTCCGAGTGCTGCTGCGCTAATCCTGAGCACGGTTTTGGAGAGCCGTGCTACCCCTGTCCCTCTAGAAACTCAG cCGAGTTCCAGGCTTTGTGCAACAGCGGCATCGGCATCACAGCGGATGGCAGAG ACATCAACGAGTGCGCGCTGGACCCCGACATCTGTCAGAACGGCATCTGCGAGAACTTGAGAGGAAGCTACCGCTGCATCTGTAACATCGGTTACGAGTCTGACACCAGCGGCAAAAACTGCGTCG ACATCAACGAGTGTCTGGTGAACCGTCTGCTCTGTGACAACGGTCTGTGCAGAAACACTCCGGGTTCCTACACCTGCTCCTGCCCCAAAGGATTCGTCTTCAAACCCGAATCGGAGACTTGTGAAG ATATCAACGAGTGCCTCTCCAGCCCGTGTGTCAACGGAGTGTGCCGCAATGTGGCCGGGTCCTTCAACTGTGAGTGCTCGCTGGGCAGCAAACTGGACTCCACCAACACCATCTGTGTGG ACAGCATGAAGAGCACCTGCTGGCTGACCATACAGGACAACCGCTGCGAGGTCAACATCAACGGAGCCACGCTGAAGTCCGAGTGCTGCTCCACGCTGGGGGCGGCCTGGGGGAGCCCCTGCGAACCCTGCGAGATCG ACACCTCCTGCTCTCGGGGGTTTGCTCGTATGAAGGGGCTCGTCTGCGAAG ACATTAATGAGTGTGAGGTGTTCCCTGGCGTGTGCACCAACGGCCGCTGTGTAAACGCCCAGGGCTCCTTCCGCTGCGAGTGTGCCGAGGGTCTCACCTTGGACAGCACCGGGCGAACGTGTGTTG ACCTGCGGAGTGAGCAGTGCTACTTGAAGTGGCACGAGGACGAGTGCGGCGAGCCGTTGCCCGGGAGATACCGCGTGGACATGTGCTGCTGCACCGTGGGCACCGCCTGGGGCGTCGACTGCGAGGAGTGTCCCAAACCCGGATCACCAGAATTCAATGCAATCTGCCCCCGAGGGAACGGCTTTGCCAACAGGGGGGACATTCTGACTGGGAGGCCCTTCTACAAAG ATGTGAACGAGTGTAAAGTCTTCCAGAGTCTCTGCACCTACGGAAATTGCCGGAACACCATCGGGAGTTTCAAGTGTCGCTGCAACAGCGGCTTTGCTTTGACTGCGGAGGAGAGGAACTGCACAG ACATCGACGAGTGTCGCATCTCGCCGGACCTGTGCGGCCCCGGCACCTGCGTCAACACCCCCGGCAGCTTCGAGTGCGAATGTTTCGAGGGCTACGAGAGCGGATTCATGATGATGAAGAACTGCATGG ACATCGACGAGTGCGAGAGGAACCCCATGTTGTGCCGCGGAGGAACCTGCCTCAACACAGAGGGAAGTTACGAGTGTGAATGTCCCCCCGGACACTCGCTCAGCACGGATGGATCTGCCTGTGAAG ATGTGAACGAGTGCCAGCTGAGTGAAACCCTGTGCAAGAACGGTCAGTGCATCAACATGGCAGGAACCTTCCAGTGTTCCTGTGACACCGGGTACCAGGCCACCCCGGACCGGCAGAGCTGCGTAG ATATTGACGAATGCACCATCATGAACGGAGGCTGTGAAACCCACTGCACCAATTCAGAAGGCAGCTACGAGTGCAGCTGCAGTGAAGGCTATGCGCTCATGCCAGACCTCATGACCTGCGCAG ATATCGACGAGTGTGAGGAGACGCCAGACATCTGTGACGGAGGCCAGTGCACCAACATTCCCGGGGAGTACCGCTGCCTCTGCTACGACGGCTTCATGGCGTCCATGGACATGAGGACGTGTATCG ATGTGAACGAGTGTGACTTGAACCCAAACATCTGTCTCCACGGCGACTGTGAGAACACCAAAGGCTCCTTCATCTGCCACTGTCAGCTGGGCTATTTTGTCAATAAGGGCTCCACAGGCTGCACAG ATGTGGACGAGTGTGAGATCGGGGCTCACAACTGCGACATGCACGCCGCCTGCATCAACGTTCCCGGCAGCTTCAAGTGTCGTTGTCGGGACGGTTGGATCGGCGATGGCATCAAGTGTGTGG ATCAGGACGAGTGCTCCGGGGAAGACCACAACTGCAATCTGAACGCCGACTGCGTCAACACGCCGGGTTCCTACAGGTGTGCCTGCAAGGACGGCTTCGTCGGGGACGGTTTCTCCTGCTCTG ACATGGACGAGTGCGCGGACAACGTGAACCTGTGCGAGAACGGCCAGTGCCTGAACGCTCCCGGCGGGTACCGCTGCGAGTGCGAGATGGGCTTCACCCCCACTGAAGACAGCAAGGCCTGTCAAG ACATCGACGAGTGTAATTTCCAGAACATCTGCGTGTTCGGATCATGCCAGAACCTTCCGGGGATGTTCCGTTGCGTGTGCGATGACGGCTACGAACTGGACCGCAGTGGGGGAAACTGCACTG ACATCAACGAATGCGCCGACCCCGTGAACTGCATCAACGGCCTGTGTGTGAACACGCCAGGAAACTACATGTGTAACTGTCCCGTTGATTTTGAGCTCAATCCCACCGGAGTGGGCTGTGTGG ATACCCGTGTTGGCAACTGCTTCCTGGACACCAACACGCGCGGCGATGGAGGAATCTCCTGCAGCCTAGAGATCGGCGTGGGTGTGACGCGcgcttcctgttgctgttctcTGGGAGGAGCCTGGGGAAACCCGTGTGAACTGTGCCCCCCCAGCAACTCCT cgGAATACAAGACTCTCTGTCCTGGAGGGGAGGGCTTCAGGCCCAACCCCATCACCGTCATCCTGGAAG ATATCGATGAGTGCCAGGAGCTGCCGGGTCTCTGCCAGGGTGGAATCTGCATTAACACCTTTGGCAGCTTCCAGTGCGAATGTCCAGCAGGCTACTACCTGAATGAGGAAACTCGCATCTGTGAGG ACATCGACGAGTGCCGGAGCAGCATCGGGATCTGCGGCCCTGGTACCTGCTACAACACCGAGGGCAACTACACCTGCGTGTGCCCCCCCGAGTACATGCAGGTCAACGGGGGAAACAACTGCATGG ACATGAGGAAGAGCGTGTGCTACCGCAACTTCAACGACACCTGCGAGAACGAGCTGTCCTTCAACATGACCAAGAAGATGTGCTGCTGCGCCTACAATGTAGGGAAAGCCTGGAACAAGCCGTGCGAAGCCTGTCCAACTCATGCTTCCT CGGAGTATCGGCTGCTGTGTGGTAACCAGGCCCCTGGCTTCATCATCGACATCCACACCGGAAAACCCATCG ATATCGACGAGTGCAGAGAGATCCCCGGCATCTGCGCCCACGGAGTTTGCATCAACCAGATCGGGAGCTTCCGCTGTGAATGTCCGATGGGCTTCAGCTACAACAACATATTGCTCATCTGTGAAG ACATCGATGAGTGCAGCAGCGGAGACAACCTTTGCCAGCGTAACGCCAACTGTATTAACATTCCGGGCAGCTTCCGCTGCGAGTGCTCGCCGGGCTTCAAGCTGTCTCCTAACGGTGCCTGCGTGG ATCGGAACGAGTGCCAGGACATCCCCAACGTGTGCAGCCACGGCGAGTGTATCGATACGCAGGGCAGCTATCGCTGTCTCTGCCACAACGGCTTCAAGGCCACTGCTGATCAGAGCATGTGCATGG ACATCGACGAGTGCGACAGGCAGCCGTGCGGGAACGGCACCTGTAAAAACACGGTGGGCTCCTACAACTGCctctgcttccccggcttcgaGCTGACGCACAACAACGACTGCATGG ACATCGATGAGTGCAGCGCTCTCCAGGGCCAAGtgtgcaggaacggacagtgCATCAACGGACTGGGCTCCTTCCAGTGCCTCTGCCACGAGGGTTACGAGAACACTCCCGACGGGAAGAACTGCATCG ATATCAACGAGTGTGTGAGTCTGCCTGGTACCTGCTCCCCGGGGACCTGTCAGAACCTGGATGGATCCTTCAGGTGCATCTGCCCGCCGGGCTATGAGGTGCAGAATGACCAGTGTATAG ACATCAACGAGTGCGAGGTGGAGCCCAACATCTGCCAGTTTGGCACCTGCACCAACACCCCCGGCAGCTTCCAGTGCACGTGTCAGCCGGGATTCGTGCTCTCAGACAACAAACGCCGCTGCTACG ACACAAGGGAAAGCTTCTGTTTCACCAAATTTGAGGCTGGAAAATGCTCCGTCCCTAAAGCTCTAAACACCACCAAGGccaagtgctgctgcagcaagaTGCCGGGAGAGGGTTGGGGGCTTCCCTGTGAGCTGTGCCCACGAGAGAGTGAAG CTGCCTTTGAAACTCTGTGTCCCTACGGCCTTGGAACCGTGATTGGACCAGGAGAAACTGGCGAAG ACATGAATGAGTGTCTGGAAAACCCAGGAGTGTGCCAGAATGGTATCTGCATCAACACGGATGGCTCGTTCCGCTGTGAATGCCCCTTTGGATACAACCTGGATTACACCGGGGTCAAGTGTGTCG ACACCGACGAGTGCTCCATCGGAAACCCGTGTGGAAACGGAACCTGCACCAACGTGGTCGGAGGGTTCGAGTGTTCGTGCCAGGATGGTTTTGAGCCTGGACCCATGATGACCTGTGAAG ATGTAAACGAGTGCTCCCAGAATTCTTTGCTGTGTGCCTTCCGTTGCGTGAATACCTTTGGCTCCTATGAGTGCATGTGTCCTGCTGGCTACGTCCTGCGAGATGATCAGCGCATGTGTAGAG ATCAGGACGAGTGCTCCGAAGGGCTGGACGACTGTGACTCCAACGGTATGACTTGTAAGAACATGATTGGTTCCTTCGTGTGCATCTGCCCTCCCGGGATGCAGCGCAGGCTGGATGGACAGGGTTGCACGG ACCTGAACGAATGCCGCGCCAAACCGGGCATCTGTAAGAACGGGCGCTGCATCAACACGGTCGGGAGCTACCGCTGCGAGTGCAACGACGGGTTCGAGCCGAGCTCCACCGCAACCGAATGCATTG ACAACAGGAAGGGCTACTGTTACACGGAGGTTCTGCAGACCATGTGCCAGCAGTCGTCCACCGGCCGGATCAGCGTGACCAAATCCGAGTGCTGCTGCCACATCGGCCGAGGCTGGGGGTCGCAGTGTGAGCTCTGCCCTCTGCCCGGCACCGTCCAGTTCAAGAAGATGTGCCCGCTCGGACCGGGCTACACCACCGACGGCAGGG ACATCAACGAGTGCCAGGTGTTGCCAGATCTGTGTCGCAACGGTCAGTGCATCAACACCATCGGCTCCTACCGCTGCCACTGCAACGTGGGCTACAAGACAGACTTCACCGCCACCTCCTGCGTCG ATATGGACGAGTGCGCCGCGTCTCCAAAGCCCTGTAACTTCCTGTGTAAGAACACCGAGGGCAGCTACCTCTGCTCCTGCCCCAGAGGCTACAGCCTGCAACCAGACGGAAAGACCTGCAGAG atgtgGACGAATGCTCGACGAAGCAACACAACTGCCAGTTCCACTGTGTCAACACTATTGGAGGCTTCACTTGCAAGTGCCCGACTGGGTTCACGCAGCACCAGACAGCCTGTATCG ACAACAACGAGTGCGCTGGGCCAAACAGCGGGTGTGGCTCCCGCGCTTCCTGCGTCAACACGCCCGGCAGCTTCAACTGCGAATGCTCCAAAGGTTTCTCCTTGGATACCTCAGGCATTGAGTGTGAAG ATGTGGACGAGTGCAGCAACAACCACCGCTGTCAGCACGGCTGTCAGAACATGCTGGGAGGTTACCGCTGCGGCTGCCCGCAGGGCTACGTGCAGCACTACCAGTGGAACCAGTGCGTGG ATGAAAACGAGTGTCAGGGAGGATCCGTGTGCGGCTCCGCCTCCTGCTACAACACCCTGGGCAGCTTCAAGTGCGTTTGTCCTTCTGGATTCGACTTCGACCAGGGCGCCGGCGGTTGCCAGGATGTGAACGAGTGCAGCGCAGGCGGCAACCCCTGCATCTATGGCTGTTCCAACACTGACGGAGGCTACCTGTGCGGCTGCCCCGGCGGGTTCTACAGAGCCGGACAGGG TCACTGCATGAGCGGCTCCGGCTTCACGGGCCAGTTTACGGAAGGAGACGACGAGGACAGCCTGTCGCCCGAGGCCTGCTACGAGTGCAAGATCAACGGAGGGGGCAAGAACGGGCGACACAAACGCAACACCGACGAAAATGACATCACGCAG CAGCATTCGGCCGTGAGCATGGCCAGCGTGGACACCCAGGACTCCATCCCCATGAACATCTCCCTGTCCTCGCTGCTCAACAAGGAGCCTCTCCTCGAGCTCCTGCCGGCCCTGCAGCCCCTGGAGAACCACATACGCTATGTCATCACCCACGGCAACGCTAACGAACACTTCCGCCTGCTGGAACGCCACGATGGAAAGAGCGTGCTGCGGCTGGGCAAGAGGCCGCCTCCACCGGGATCCTACCGGCTGGAGATCGCCAGCCTGCGGCTGTTTGGACCTCGCAGGCTGCACCAGCTGGAGAGGCAGCATGACAATGACTACCTACGGGGAGAAATAGGAGATGCCCTGCGCATCAAGCTCAACATCCACGTGCACTGA